A window of Juglans regia cultivar Chandler chromosome 7, Walnut 2.0, whole genome shotgun sequence contains these coding sequences:
- the LOC108985609 gene encoding probable serine incorporator, which produces MWAASCLASCCAACACDACRTVVSGISRRSARIAYCGLFALSLIVSWILREVAAPLMEKLPWINHFHKTPDREWFETDAVLRVSLGNFLFFTILAILMIGVKNQKDPRDSVHHGGWMMKVISWFLLVIFMFFLPNEIISFYESISKFGAGLFLLVQVVLLLDFVHGWNDKWVGYDEQFWYIVLFSVSLVCYVATFVFSGLLFHWFTQAGQDCGLNTFFIVITLIFVFVFAIVALHPAISGSILPASVISLYCVYLCYTGLASEPREYECNGLHKHSKSISTGTLTFGLLTTVLSVVYSAVRAGSSTTLLSQPSSPRAGAGKPLLPLDNKPDEQEEKERAKPVTYSYSFFHIIFSLASMYSAMLLTGWSTSVGESGKLVDVGWPSVWVRIVTGWATAALYIWSLVAPIMFPEREF; this is translated from the exons ATGTGGGCAGCTTCTTGCCTCGCTTCATGCTGCGCAGCTTGTGCATGCGATGCATGCCGAACGGTGGTGTCTGGAATTAGTCGGCGGTCTGCAAGGATTGCGTACTGTGGCCTCTTTGCACTTTCTCTGATTGTTTCCTGGATTCTCCGTGAGGTTGCCGCACCTCTAATGGAAAAGCTCCCTT GGATTAATCATTTTCATAAGACACCTGACCGGGAGTGGTTCGAAACAGATGCTGTGCTGCGAGTTAGCCTGggaaattttctctttttcaccATTCTAGCTATTTTAATGATCGGTGTCAAAAATCAGAAGGATCCTCGTGATAGTGTGCACCATGGTGGATGGATGATGAAAGTTATTAGTTGGTTTCTGTTGGTCATCTTTATGTTTTTCCTTCCGAATGAGATTATCAGCTTCTATG AATCTATATCAAAGTTTGGTGCTGGATTGTTTCTTCTTGTTCAAGTTGTGCTTTTGTTAGATTTTGTTCATGGATGGAATGACAAATGGGTCGGATATGACGAGCAGTTCTG GTACATCGTCCTGTTTAGTGTTTCACTTGTGTGTTATGTAGCAACATTTGTCTTCTCAGGACTTCTCTTCCATTGGTTCACTCAAGCTGGACAAGATTGTGGGCTCAACACTTTCTTTATTGTTATAACCTTGATCTTCGTGTTTGTTTTTGCTATAGTGGCCCTCCACCCTGCT ATAAGTGGAAGCATTTTGCCCGCCTCAGTTATTTCTCTGTACTGTGTATACCTCTGCTACACTGGACTTGCTAGCGAGCCAAGGGAATATGAGTGTAATGGCCTTCACAAGCATTCAAAATCTATTTCTACTGGGACTCTTACTTTTGGCCTGCTTACAACAGTTCTGTCAGTTGTCTATTCTGCGGTCCGTGCTGGATCATCTACAACTCTGCTCTCCCAACCAAGTTCACCTCGTGCTG GTGCAGGGAAGCCGCTGCTTCCATTGGACAACAAGCCTGACGAgcaggaagaaaaagagagggccAAGCCAGTCACATATTCATATTCCTTCTTCCATATTATTTTCTCCCTTGCTAGTATGTATTCAGCTATGCTTCTAACTGGGTGGTCGACTTCAGTTGGGGAGAGCGGGAAGTTGGTCGATGTTGGCTGGCCGTCTGTATGGGTCAGGATTGTGACGGGGTGGGCAACTGCAGCTCTGTACATCTGGTCTCTGGTTGCTCCTATTATGTTCCCAGAAAGGGAGTTCTGA